The DNA sequence AAGATAGTTGGCAGCAGGTCACATGCTGGCACCTctccctaaccccattgatcccataggtgTGCACCTATGGTATCCACTGGGGATTACAGGAACCAAATCCTGCACCAGAATGTAGGAATCTTGCTGTCTTGCAGGgttcctgaggaatctggtgggctactgtgagatacaggaagcaggacttgtTGTGCCTTTGGCTGATCCAACTGGGCTTATTTTATGCATAAGAACACACAAAGcatgggtctgtggaactccttgcctagGGAGATCAGATTCAGGGTTGACTGGCACTGTCAAATTGGGACCCCTCAATTGCTCCTTCAGACCCTTACGGTGAAATTTGGACTAGAGATTTTCACTAGACAAAAAGGGACTTTCACTTCAGTCCAATGTTAGGCCTGGTGTCAGAAGTTTGGCTTGTTAGGCTCCAAAGCGTTGCTAGACCTCAATAGGTCCAAAAAGTTTGTAAGTCTCAATAGAGGGAATAAAATTAAATTCCTCTTGTGGGTAAGCGACTCAAAGTCCCACACGGCTGAGAAAAGTGAGATAAGGAGTAAAACAACAGGAGCTATCTTGCAATGCGTGGACATCCTGAGAAAAAGTTACAAAACAGCTGATAAGATGGCTGGGAGGAAGGTTCACGCGTCTCCTATGTGACCAGCTCATGCTGAGAGCATGATAGAAAATTGCTAAGCGAAGTGTTGCTTTtgggtagtagtagtaataataataataataataactaggtatttatataccgcctttctggactttattcaaggcggtttacataggcaggtgtttctaaatccttcaagaggatttttacaatcttagaggttctttctttcaagaaccaacaacatttcagaatggttcttcctggtttggtctcacttgtTGCTAATGGGGTGTTATTGTGATTTTGCATATTATGTAGTGCTACTTTGTGCAAACagtataaaacagtggttcccacacatttagcaccaggacccactttttagaatgagaatttctcaggacccaccggtagtgatgtaatgaccagaagtgacatcatcaagcaggaaaatttttcacaatcctaggctgcaatcctacccacacttacccaggagtaagtctcattgactgtcattgttaaaagaatatacgtagtagctttttaaaactacaggtctgtaacatttcctcaatgCAATCACgtatcatggtagtatcaagcctaatatattaaaaataaaacattgaaacgaatggggacccacccaaaattggcttgcaacccacctagtgggtcccaacccacagtttgagaaacactggtataaaatGTCTACTACCCCAGGTGTCGGGGCTCCTGTCTGATTGGAGACTTTTGTCTCTGGGGAGTCATACATTTTCCACTTCCGTGTCTGTTCTGCACCGGGTAGCCAAACCACTGTGAGGCCTCTGCAGGCAACACTAGAAAACAGCTggggggccatgattgagacatacaaaattgtgcaggggatggatggaaaggtgttcttttccctctcatgcaacgccagaaccagggaacatccactaaaactgagtgttgggagagttttgtctgtgaacagacaaaagaaaatatttcttaactcagtgtgtaattagtttgtgggacTCATTTCCACATGATGCAGTGATGGTACCTAGCCTAATTGCCtttaagggagcacacaagacaacaagagacctgcatcctggtgccactctcttgcacctggtcTTCTGAGAGCCTGTTGCTAaaaggctgcacatacccatcttggcttgcaacctgtgatagGCTTGTCTTCTAGAAATCCACCtttaaaatccctttttaaaggcatctaggccagacgccatcacctcattctgtggcaaggaataCCACAGGCTAACCACACACTGCGTAATGAAATATTCCAGCTGGTGTGCATTCCCCCTTTAGGCTGCTTGCAAGATCTTCTGCAGAGTCTTTATCATGACACACTGAGGGTTAAAATAAGTGACTCTGGATTCTCAGAGGGGTGAACAGGAAGGGGAGGTGAGGTCACTTCCTCCAGCATTCCCTTTCTCTGCTTGTTGGAGCCATGTATGTGGGGTGAGCAGGTGAGTCCAAGTCCTTTAGGAGGTCCAGGGGCTGCCTGGGTGAAAGTGGAGGGTAGCCCCCAGGAGACCCTGAAACATCTGCCCGGGCAGAAGGAGCCTGAGCATCCCTGAGACCCCTGCAGAAAACAGCTGGGTATGGCAGAGACCCTGGAGGACAAGATCTTGGACAGGGCACAGCTCCTGAGACCAAAGGGCTGCTGGGAGCTTTGAAACTGTAATTAGTTCCTGTATATTTCTGGTGTCACATATTGTTGtttaagcccattgtgttcagtaagacactcaacacaatcctaacctgcactggaataggctgGCCAACaggcaggttaggaggtggaaggagcactactcagagtaaggggacatttctccctgccccaagtaatgccccaggcaccacaaTGGGGAGACTCAAATACAGTATGTGCCAGCGAAATACTGcataatgccaggctgctcaggaggggaaTTAGAATCCAGACTAAGTGCTGGAAGCTGGTCCCATCCCTCTCCCATCAGCCCGCCTGCtactctccctcccctgccctcccaaacCCCTGTACCAGCCGACCTCTGCCTGCACAACCTTACCAGGTCCaggtggtgcagaggctggatgtgcCCTCTGTGGGCCGGCaggcatccttgcaccagcccagccagctctccCAAAGGGCCAGCGCAAGGGGCTTTTGTCGGAGATTCAGATTGCACTCTTAGGCTGTAATGCTGTCTTACTAACCAGGAAAAGAATGCGCCTCACGTTCTGGTTTCAGCTCTTGTAGTCTTCTGTGTTCTTGTTTTTAACAGAGGCAGATGGGGTATAAAACATATGAATGAGAGCTGGGTTTGCAGCAGAAAAGGATCCCTCCAGCACCTGTGCCTGTTAAAGAGAGAGGCAGAGACTCATCTCTTCAGAAGGAGGAGCCAGGCAGGCAAAGCAAGGTGAGCTCCTCAGCAACATGGCTGGGAAGGTGCATCTCCCAATGAGTGTCCTGCAGAGAGCAGCTTCTGTAATCTGTGAAAAATATGTCTGCATCTTTCAAGTTGTGTGtctcagtggggtgtgtgtgtgtgtgggtcctTCCAGCTCCAAAGATAACTGGGCTTCCACCTAGGACCGAAGTGTTTATTTTGGGCAACTATGCGGCCAGGTGACCCCTGATAAATATGAACTTCCTCCATCCTCTTCGTCCCCAAATCTGTTTTTccccaccattttttccccaaccaGGTCCTAGTTACCAGACCTGGAATCAATACAGAATCGCTTTGTATGCCACTAGATTTCAGTCTTAGAAAAGCAGTGGGAGGACTGAACTGAGGCAGAAAATACAGCAGGAAAGGTGGGTCGTGGTGTGCTTAGAAAGAAGCAAGTTGTGCAAGGAGCTTTCAAGGAGGGATGTGACTAGTTAGGGAGACAGGGGAAGAATTGGGGACCAAGTGGCACAAGGAAGAAGTCAAGGCAAATGTACCAGGATGTGTGCAGGTCACCCAACTCGGGCATTTCTGGATCAGAACTGGAGCCTATGGAACTAATAGGAAGGTGGTGTCAGACAGCATAAGGAAGGATGGAAAGGGTCTGACGAGTAAAAGCTTTCCCATCACCTTTGTGTCCTTTGCAGGTAGTGGAATGGCATCAGTGCCACATTCTAATGTAGACTGTGTCCTCGTTGGCATGAATGAGCAACTGGACAGCCTGGTTAGGTCGGGGCAAGATCACTGGGAATGCCAGAAATTCCTTGGGTGCTGCCTCCTTGGTTACATGTCTTGAAAGACCTTTTTTTCTGGTGTTGAAAGTCAATCAAATTTTACTGCTTACAGCAGGTTGTGGGAATGGCACACCAAGAGTTAGAAGCTGATCATTTGACCGGTTATTatttaaggtcacaatcctattctgcgctgcaacaggcaagtgaagaggcttgcgctgtacacagcacaggatagtggccagaagtggcttagccagaggcaaggggaaacttttccccttacccctgcataagggccgctggcccctatgggtcttctcgaaCTTGCattacctctggaggtggcacaagtctgaggagagcgaagtggcttgaagccgctctgttttccctgggaatggggattaGGATCCCAGCTCCGCCCCCCCCGCCCTTGGTgtcacccactgcccgccctcccctgcccagaaacacctcccacctcctccccacctcccccctgcctacctttgccTTTTGCGTTGGCCCAGGCCGGCACTTCTTGGagggccagcctggcttcctctcaggGAGGTGCAAATGGGGCCCTATGGCACGTttccgaccctcctgggccggtgcaagggacttatgcCAAATCaattctaggattgcacccttaagtatCCCTATTATTTTAGTCTTGGCTGTTTATGTTGGCTGTTTGCTTTGACACAATCAGTTTTGggttttgatttttgaatagatcAAAAGAAGGAACAATCAATTTGTGCTTTTGAGTCTTAAATAGATGCTGAATAGGCCCTAGAGGGTGCATGGccatgtgtgtgagtgagcagGAGAAGATATCTGAAGACAGGCTAATGCTCTGAGTTGATATTTTTATCCTCACTTTTAGATTagttattttaataaaatatgtATCGTTGTCAATTGGTATTCTACATATTTTGAATAGGCACTGCAATATTTTCCTAGTAAGCTGCTATGCGTTACCCACCAGGTTAAGAAATGCAGGGTATAAATACTCCATGTAAATAAATCACTGAACTTGGAGCAATATCAGGCTTTAAAGTATGTAGACTGCCCTGCAGTTCCAGGTAGGCCCTCACTTTGTGAGCACCTGAGCAGGAGCAAGTAGATGGATGCAAAAcgcaagctgcaatcctatacgcacttagcTGGGAGTTGGCAGTGGCTGAGGGGAGGTGATCCTAGAGAGGGAAAGGGCCAAAGAAACAGGATGAGAAAGGTCTGTAGCACAGCATCCTGTTGGAGATTCTGGTCCAAGATAGAGCAAATGTATGCATTCCAGAACTCTGGCCCCAAAGGCCATTCCAGCTATTTTCCTTCAGGATTAAATGCTTCATAGAAGGCTGGCATCTGTcatgacaaaaaagaaaaaatgcaggcAACCCATTGATTTCAAATATACTCCAAGAAAATACCCAGTTGCTCCTGCCTTGATttctctgctggatccagaccaAAAGGCTCTGTACAGGGAAGCCAAGCTGGAGAATTATGGAACTGCGGCTTCCCTGGGTGAGGATACACTTTTTTCCTGGTGGtttagaacagcagttttcaaccgctgtgacgcagaacactggtgtgccgtgaggctgcctcaggtgtgccgcgggtccAAGGAGTTAGGCGGCGGAGGCGGCAGCTGCGCGCGGGGGAGGACTGGCGGCTTGGAGCCTCACacggcagcaggagagaaaggggcagcctTGCAGGGGCTTgaacgctcctgctgttgctggtgattgggcagccagccaggcagctagagaagcctggaagagctcccagcggGCGGAACATGGAAGGCATGAGGGCAAGCagtgagaggaaggagggagtgaagtgagagcgagcctgaaggtggaagcaggtaggagccagaagcagctggctggcaaggatcctggagagacccttttccttgtctgcagtgccccaaagtgaccctgcctgcattgcctcccctggcaaggctttggcaggaagggcactgggccacaaacctatccacacttacctaggagtaagcctcattgactataatggggcttacttctgagtagacatacagaggcttggttgcattctttcttgaataaatgagtaggcaagtgatgcttttcttcccccgaaccccacctcctcccctcctgcacacacatcccccatcatacttgcagttaacccctctctttctgcccctcccctccctctttaccaccttccaaagttcagaaggtgcctcccattccctttctctctctctccctctctccccccacatgCCATTTAAGAATGGATGAATCTATGCTTTTAAGAAAAGCATATAGCATATATAAGAAAATAAGGTGACATTACAGCTTCCGTGCAGCCTGGCAGAATCCAGAGTGACTTCTCCAAAGAAACTTTGCGCACCAGGGTGAACAAAGCTGCCCTGTGCCATGACCAGAACAGGTTGCAACAGGGCCCAGCGGCCTCAATTGTGCTACTTCCCCACAACAGCTCACTGAGAGTCGGTCACTGAgcttggctgcagtcctacacatactttcttgggagtttGTTTCTCTGAGGCGCTTATAATTTCTCTGCGGCACTGCTAATCAATATTCTCTCTCTGTTCTAGGAAGCACTGGACGAATCAGTGAAGATCCCCGGGAGCTGCATGGGGTGGTGTCACTGGAAACTACCATGCTTGATGTAGAGTCCAGAACTGATCGTGGAAACAGGAAGGGAGCATCTGCACAGAGGACTCAGTCTTTTGTTTCTGAGGGTTGTCTCCTCCATGAAATCCAGCCATCAGCAACATCACAAAGGGAACAGAAGGAACAAGCACCTTTGTCCACAGAAACAATCTGCAGTAAATCCAACATTAATAAAGACAGAGAAAACCCACCCaggaagaaatattttacttgctCTGAGTAAAGAAAAGGCTTCAGCTCATCATACTTCTTGTCTGCATAAAAGCATCCACAGAGGGGATCAAGCTGTGCATGAAAACAGGTCAAAGGAGCAGGGAATTGGGAAATAAACCTGATGCTCATCAAGGTGGACATTTCAAGTCAGTCAGTTTAGGAAGAGAAACTGGAAGGCTGAAGGAGAAAAGCAAAGGGCATAGGCTTAAGCTGTGAATCAACACTTGGAATATACCAAAGATGGAAGAcaaggagaaaccatataaatgcttagagtgtggaagaAGCTTCTCTGTGAGATCAAACCTGACTgcgcatcaaagaactcacacaggagagaaacgaTATAAATGCgtggagtgtggaaggagcttctcATCAGGagcaagcctgactgtgcatcaaagaactcacacaggggagaaaccatatgaatgcttggagtgtgggaagagctttatACACCCCTCAAACCTGATtgtacatcaaagaacccacacaggggagaaaccatataaatgcttggactgtggaaagagcttcagtagtaGCTCACAActggctgtgcatcaaagaatccacacaggggagaaaccatataaatgcctggtGTGTGGAATGAGCTTTAATTTCAGAGGAAACCTGACAAGGCATCAAAGTAGCCACCCAgaggagaagccatataaatgtgtgcagtgtggaaagagcttcagtatcaGCTCACAACTGcttgtgcatcaaagaacacacacaggggagaaaccatataaatgcttggtgtgtggaaagagctttattgGTGGGGGAAACATGGCAAGGCATCAAACAACCCACACAGGCGAGAAAccacataaatgcttggagtgtggaaagagcttcagtactaGGTCAAGCCTGGCCttgcatgaaagaacccacacaggcgagaaaccatataagtgcttggagtgtggaaagggctttaGAACAACCTCAAGCCTGTCTTTGCATGAAAGGACCCACACAGGCGAGAAACCTCATAAATGTTTTGAGTGCGGAATGAGTTTCAGGCAGATTGGGCAcctgactgcacatcaaagaacccacacaagtGAGAAATGCTTGGAGAAAGAAGTGCTTCCCTTATAAATGATTGGAGTGAGGAATGAGCTTCAGTGGGATCTCATGCCTGAATGTGCATCAAAGAACGTACATGGGGATAAagcatataaatgcttggatCGTGAAATGCATTTCAGTTACGCCTGAGAGCTGAAGCTCCAGCCAAAAAATCCATATGGGGAAAAAATCACATAAGTGCTGAAATTTTCAAAGTACAATAATTGCATAGACTAGAGTAAGCACATCAACAAACCTTATGAATGTTTTTATAGTGTGGAAGCCTTAAGACATATTGAAGAGTTCATAGTAGAAAGAAACGCTGTCAgtgcttgcagtgtggaaagaccttctaTCAGGGCACACACCATTCAGAACATAAAAGTACACACTCAACAAATGAATGTTTGGTGTGTTGTGAAAGTTTCCACCAAAGGGTAAGCCTTAGCCATCTCTAACCAGGGGGAGAGATCATTTGaaatttctttgtttcttttaattTCAGTGCTAGGGGACATATCGTGCGATAGTGATTGCTCtggaacagtgcttcccaaatgttttagcactgggacccactcttaaAACTGACAGTGTGACCcaataaacaaaaacagaacttaatacttttaaaatattaattattaattgacTTCCTGCATtcccgaggctgctagagaccttacatatagtatgtgtgtgtagacatttgctagactctccctagaaaggGACTGTTCCCCTTCCCAAACCGTTACAGTCATTGCagatacccagaaggctgaactggagagtaaggtgtgcagttaggaacttccTCAAAGTGGGTTCATGTGTTAACTATGGCACACCAATaactaaaaaaataaagaaaacttGACAtgttaatttgggggtatgacgATTACCACATACCACAGGGTAGTATTCCAGCTCACGATTTTCATCTGCAAACCAGACAAGAATGTTtacaaagttttttgttttaaatgtttcaagAACTTTTCATGAGCCACCAAAAATCCAAtccaacccactggtgggtcctaatcCTGCTCTAGAAACATCCTAAGTGCCCTCTGGAACCTAATGTTGCATTGACACACCTTTGAGAGATAAGATAGAAGCCTGACATTAGGGGTGCCTAAAGCTGTGTGGCTGCAGCATTATCATAagctggaaggggcctaataggtcactagtccaaccccttgccttaggcaggaaagagcatctccaacaggtgcttgtcaagcctccaCTTGAAggtctccaatgagggagagtccagcacctctcacttgacaagcacctgttggagatgctctttcctgcctaaggcaatctgttccactgctgagccGCCCAGAAggtcaggaatttcttcctgatgtctaatcaaaatctcctctcttgctgtttgtaTCCATTGGttttagttctactttcagagacagctgagaataaattattcccttcttccatatgacaggcctttaggtatttgaagagagctgaCATATCTGCTCTCAGCCTTCTcaattccctcaacctttcctcataggacttgtcCTCCAGTCCCCTGATCATTctcattgctctcctctgaacttgCTCtactttggctgcatctttcttaaagtgcggtacccagaattggacacaatactccaggtgagatctaaccagtgcagagtaaagtggaacctcAACTTCTCCTGATTTGGAAGCTATGGTTTTGTTACTGCAGGCTCAAATTGCATTCACCATTATCTTCAACAGGTGATTAGAGATCTTTACCTGGCTCTGAAAAGCTTCAAAGAGCCTGATTCACAAAGCCTAGTCCCTTACCTTAAACAAAGGTGAGggaaccacaacttctcctgACTTGGAAGCTATGATTCTGTTAGTGCAGGCTCAAATTGCATTCACCATTATCTTCAACAGGTAATTAGAGATCTTTACCTGGCTCTGAAAAGCATCAAAGAGCCTGACTCAAGCCTAGTACCTTGCCTTAAACAGAGGTGGCAGTTCCAGGTGATATTTCCTGGGGCTGCAAGTTATGAATGTTCCAGAGCCTCAGTAAAACACtgcaggtggagcctttttatgcaCGTGAGATTCACTCCTTGACTCTCTAAAATTAGGataaaacacattgtgctaaatcagtcccagaaatgacattttacacaaattgcatagagttacaaaaatacgctacagcctgacacttggggatggaaggaaactaaggtggTTCTCAATCACCTGCCGCTCCTTACTCAGGCCTCCCTGTTGCCAGAagtccccacttctttcacaggtggggtgctgagcttttcagagtccagtcctatgcctgcctactcagaagtaagtccctttctagtcaatggggcttactcccaagaaagtgtggagaagattgtagcttcagcccagtcctatgcctgcttactcagaagtaagtcccattctagtcaatggggcttactcccaggaaagtgtggatcagattgtagcctaaatctcctgctttggcttgctgggaagacttgcttgctgggctgttttatTTCCAtatggctgcatctttcttaaagtgtggtgcccagaattggacacaatactctgcactggttagatcTCACCTGGtgtaaagtggaaccacaacttctcctgACTTGGAAGCTATAGTTCTGTTACTATAGGCTCAAATTGCTTTCACCATTATCTTCAACAGGTGATTAGAGATCTTTACCTGGCTCTGAAAAGCTTCAAAGAGCCTGACTCACAACGCCTAGTCCCTTGCCTTAAACAGAGGTGGCAGTTCCAGGTGATATTTCCTGGGGCTGGGGGGTTATGAATGTGCCAGAGCCTCAGTAAAACACTAATTTCTGCTTTTTTTATATGATTGCCTGGCAATACAATTATAACAATATACCTAATTGGTAACATTGTTTAATTCAGTGTTGTGCAATTGCAACTACACTGAAAAGTGGGTTACTCCattttctcctccctctctcagaaCAATATAACTAGGGTCCTTCAATGAAACTGATTTGCTGGAGGTTTGGAATGGACTCAGAGGTACTTCTTCTTAgcatgtggaattcattgccacattaCTTGGGGATGGCCACTAGGTTGGTTTACAGAAATCCACCTTTGTTCTGAACTCCATGCTGGTTTTCCTCTTAAGGGCTGAAGAAGCTGTGCTCATTAGGAATTGCCCACAGCTGAATTTTTTGGGTTGGCAGGGGAATTGTGAGGTTGTATAAGCCAGTGACATCAGACTgggtaacttagggcacaatcttttTCCACCCAAataacactggaaccaggggacatggaCTAAAATTGACTGGAGAGAGTtataacagacaaaaggaagtatttctttacccagtgcataactagtctgtggaactccttgccacagaatgttgtggtgacacctggtctagatgtcatgagaatgggatgaaatagatttatggaggaaaactccattgcaggttacaagttatgctgactgtatgcaacctctgggttttagaggcagcctatctgAATGCTGGTctcaagggagtggcaactggatACAGGCATCTTGTCTGTTTGCTCCCCAAGGCCTCTCTGGTGGGCAACTAtaacatacaggaagctgaactagatgggcctttgcctgatccagcagggctcttcttttgttcttctaATCTGCAGGTGGTAGTAAAGTAAGACTTAATAGTTTCATTGTTTTagcagctgcagtgctgttgACTGCAACTTGTATATCTGTTTAAGAATTGTTGTGTTCTGTATAACATAAACCTAAATTTATGTGAATAAAGTTATAAAGCCTACTGCTGAACTGTCTGTGAGAAGAAATAGATTCACCTAAATCCAGGTTTGGCTGTCTTATCTCCCACCACCATCAGTGTTGCAGCTGCACCTGAAGACTTACAGTGCATCCTATGATAGGAGTTAGGGGAGATGAAACAGTGTGCTGGAAGTGAGTAAAATTATTTTGTACTTACCACCTcggacacctgctgcctgtttTAGTGGTGTCTGTCTGAGGACAGGAAACTGGCAGGGAGGTTTATAATGGAGGGGATAAAGACCAGCATGTGCTGTCACATCAGGGTCCaccattccttccccctccctacccatggCCTGCTTTTACCATTGCCTAGTGCTGTGGGCTTCACAGAGCCCAGCCAAATAATATGATTGAGATGTAAGCCTCATTGCTATCTTTTGAGTATTTTCCCAGGGCCTTTGGGGCAAGGAGCATTATAGCTTGTGCTGGTCTGAACTCTTAAGGACTGGGGAGTCTCTGGAACTTCTCCTTTCCCTAGCCAGAGGGCTGGAAAGGAAAAAGGAGTGGTGGCGGTCTGTCATTGCAGGTAGATGTTTGTCCCGGAACCAggccctctgagaggaattttatcataagaacagccccactggatcagtcataggcccatctagtccaacttcctgtatctcataatggcccaccaaatgccccaaggagcacaccagataacaagagatctgcatcctggtgccctcccttgcatctgacatagcccatttctaaaatcaggaggttgcacatacacatcatggcttgtaatctgtaatgaatttttcctccagaaacttgtccaatccccttttaatggcatccaggccagatgctgtcaccacatcctgtggcaaagagttccacagaccaccacacgctgagtaaagaaatattttcttttgtctgtcctaactctcccaacactcaattttagcagatgtcccctggttctggtgttgtgtgagagggaaaagagcatctctctatcctcactgtccaccccctgcctaattttgtatgtctcaatcatgtcccccctcaggcatcttttttctaggctgaagaggcccaaagttTGGGCCCAAAGAGGCCCAaagcaaggggtacaaagtttcttttggaccctttTGTGAAGGATATGGGGTGAAacggtggggaggagggtggtgatgggtaagcagaatgggggcagggaggggcgaaaca is a window from the Tiliqua scincoides isolate rTilSci1 chromosome 2, rTilSci1.hap2, whole genome shotgun sequence genome containing:
- the LOC136640247 gene encoding zinc finger and SCAN domain-containing protein 2-like, with product MEDKEKPYKCLECGRSFSVRSNLTAHQRTHTGEKRYKCVECGRSFSSGASLTVHQRTHTGEKPYECLECGKSFIHPSNLIVHQRTHTGEKPYKCLDCGKSFSSSSQLAVHQRIHTGEKPYKCLVCGMSFNFRGNLTRHQSSHPEEKPYKCVQCGKSFSISSQLLVHQRTHTGEKPYKCLVCGKSFIGGGNMARHQTTHTGEKPHKCLECGKSFSTRSSLALHERTHTGEKPYKCLECGKGFRTTSSLSLHERTHTGEKPHKCFECGMSFRQIGHLTAHQRTHTSEKCLEKEVLPL